A single genomic interval of Macadamia integrifolia cultivar HAES 741 chromosome 6, SCU_Mint_v3, whole genome shotgun sequence harbors:
- the LOC122081711 gene encoding ABC transporter B family member 28 encodes MASANLHLPANLNLSPLPKSYPRRIHRAQFPLSRPRSISRQLSLKFFSSSLPTSPRTPFKGVCSAAYVSAPASEPSVSENNPKLEGLNSPPAYAQSSTTISWSLVWSLLLRHKLRVAVSIVTLIGCTSCTLSMPIFSGRFFEVLIGVRPEPLWKLLSKVGVLYMLEPIFTVIFVINMSTIWEKVMAALRAHVFRRILIQKMEFFDRHKVGELNGLITSDLGSLKDIVSENISRDRGFRALSEVVGTLSILFVLSPQLAPILGLLMLSVSLLVAVYKRSTIPVFKAHGKAQASMSDCATETFSAIRTVRSFGGEKRQMAMFGNQVLAFQTSGIRLGTSKSANESLTRVVVYISLMALYCLGGSKVKAGELSIGTVASFIGYTFTLTFAVQGLVNTFGDLRGTLAAIERINSVLSGTEIDESLACGLERELQKKEVDDGSLRVFQDNGSAEKNQALNMQYMTALKSSSSGCSLAWSGDICLEDVYFSYPLRRDVEILNGLNLTLECGTVTALVGPSGAGKSTIVQLLARFYEPTRGRITVAGEDVRTFDKSEWARVVSIVNQEPVLFSVSVGENIAYGLPDDNVSKDDVIRAAKAANAHEFIISLPQGYDTLVGERGSLLSGGQRQRIAIARALLKNAPILILDEATSALDTVSEGLVQEALNHLMKGRTTLVIAHRLSTVQNAHQIAVCSDGRISELGTHFELLAQKGQYASLVGSQRLAFE; translated from the exons ATGGCGTCTGCAAATCTTCACCTTCCGGCCAATCTCAATCTCTCCCCACTTCCAAAAAGCTATCCTCGCAGAATCCACAGAGCCCAATTCCCTCTATCGCGGCCTAGGAGCATCTCCCGCCAACTGTCATTGAAGTTCTTCTCCTCAAGTCTCCCTACTTCGCCAAGAACACCATTCAAGGGTGTTTGCTCTGCTGCTTACGTATCGGCTCCAGCTTCTGAACCCAGTGTAAGCGAAAATAATCCCAAACTTGAGGGTTTGAACTCGCCGCCTGCATATGCTCAGTCTTCGACTACTATAAGTTGGAGTCTTGTTTGGAGTCTTTTGCTTCGCCACAAGTTAAGGGTTGCTGTTTCAATTGTCACACTTATAGGTTGCACATCTTGTACTCTTTCGATGCCCATCTTTTCAG gGAGATTTTTTGAAGTACTCATAGGGGTAAGACCAGAGCCTTTATGGAAGCTGCTTAGTAAGGTTGGAGTTTTGTACATGTTGGAGCCGATTTTTACAGTTATTTTCGTAATAAACATGAGCACcatatgggagaaggttatggCAGCCTTAAGAGCTCATGTCTTTAGAAGGATATTGATTCAGAAG ATGGAGTTTTTTGATCGACACAAG GTTGGTGAGTTGAATGGTTTGATAACGTCTGATTTGGGTTCTCTCAAAGATATTGTTAGTGAAAACATTTCAAGGGATCGTGGTTTTAGAGCACTTTCCGAG GTTGTGGGAACATTAAGCATACTCTTTGTTCTCTCTCCCCAGCTAGCTCCAATTCTGGGGCTACTGATGCTTTCAGTGTCCTTATTAGTTG CTGTATACAAACGGTCAACCATACCTGTCTTCAAAGCTCATGGAAAGGCACAAGCATCCATGTCCGATTGTGCAACTGAAACATTTTCAGCTATTCGTACC GTTAGATCTTTCGGTGGTGAGAAGCGTCAGATGGCGATGTTTGGTAATCAG GTTCTTGCTTTCCAGACTAGTGGCATAAGGCTGGGAACTTCCAAATCTGCAAATGAATCCCTGACTAGAGTTGTAGTTTATATTTCTTTGATGGCCTTATACTGTCTAGGAGGAAGCAAAGTGAAGGCA GGTGAACTCTCTATTGGAACCGTGGCTTCTTTTATTGGATATACTTTCACATTAACTTTTGCT GTTCAAGGGTTGGTTAACACATTTGGTGATCTTCGTGGAACTCTTGCTGCTATTGAGCGTATTAATTCTGTTCTATCGGGGACTGAAATTGATGAGTCCCTTGCTTGTGGTTTAGAAAGAGAACTCCAAAAGAAAGAAGTGGATGATGGCAGTCTCAGAGTATTCCAAGACAATGGTTCTGCTGAGAAAAATCAAGCTCTAAATATGCAGTACATGACAGCCTTGAAATCATCTAGTAGTGGGTGTAGTCTAGCTTGGTCTGGTGACATATGCTTAGAAG ATGTGTATTTCTCATATCCTTTGAGACGTGACGTGGAAATCCTGAACGGTCTTAACTTAACATTAGAATGTGGGACTGTAACAGCTCTTGTTGGTCCAAGTGGTGCAGGAAAAAGCACAATTGTACAGCTATTGGCGCGCTTCTATGAG CCAACAAGAGGCCGTATTACGGTGGCAGGAGAGGATGTTCGAACATTTGACAAGAGTGAATGGGCTCGTGTTGTCTCTATAGTAAATCAG GAGCCTGTCCTATTCTCGGTTTCTGTTggagaaaatattgcatatgGATTACCGGATGATAATGTTTCCAAGGATGATGTGATTAGAGCAGCCAAAGCTGCAAATGCTCATGAATTCATAATTTCTCTTCCACAG GGTTATGACACACTAGTTGGTGAACGTGGAAGCCTGCTGAGTGGTGGACAGAGGCAG AGGATTGCTATTGCCAGGGCTCTGCTAAAAAATGCTCCAATTCTGATTCTTGATGAG GCTACCAGTGCTTTAGACACAGTAAGTGAGGGCTTGGTCCAGGAAGCTCTTAACCACCTGATGAAGGGGAGGACCACATTGGTTATTGCTCATAGATTAAGCACAGTCCAGAATGCGCACCAAATTGCTGTTTGTTCGGATGGGAGGATTTCAGAGCTAGGGACCCATTTTGAGTTGTTGGCTCAAAAGGGTCAATATGCATCACTGGTTGGCTCTCAAAGGCTTGCGTTTGAGTGA
- the LOC122082218 gene encoding uncharacterized protein At1g24485-like, with protein MANQLFFLLLSLLAIAASAQVFVSIDCGGSSNVYTDEKGIKWSGDDPFIQTGKNAVVQTSNSNSISHVMNTLRVFPTHNKKNCYSINATNGEKFLVRASFYYGNYDNKSSPPSFDLHFNGNKRTTVVTSSEELVSKVSIYNVKVDAISVCLAQTHPNQLPFISALEVRSLASTM; from the exons ATGGCCAACcaacttttcttccttcttctatctctacttGCAATCGCTGCTTCTGCACAAG TATTTGTAAGCATAGATTGTGGTGGAAGCAGTAATGTTTACACAGACGAGAAAGGGATCAAGTGGAGTGGAGATGACCCCTTCATTCAAACAGGTAAGAACGCAGTGGTTCAGACATCTAATTCTAATTCCATCTCGCATGTGATGAACACACTTCGAGTGTTCCCAACTCACAATAAGAAGAATTGTTACTCAATCAATGCCACCAATGGAGAAAAATTTCTAGTTCGTGCAAGCTTTTACTATGGTAACTATGATAACAAGTCATCTCCACCTTCCTTTGATCTTCATTTCAATGGCAACAAAAGAACAACTGTGGTAACTTCAAGTGAAGAACTTGTTTCCAAGGTATCCATCTATAATGTAAAGGTGGATGCTATAAGTGTGTGCTTAGCCCAAACACACCCCAATCAACTCCCCTTCATATCAGCTCTTGAAGTGAGGAGCTTGGCTTCTACCATGTGA